From Kitasatospora sp. MAP12-44:
GCGGTGCTGGTGGGCGCCGAGGACGCGCTGACCCCGCCGGCCGACGCGCAGGCGATGGCCCAGGCGCTGGCGGACGCGCGGCTGACGGTGCTCCCGGGCGTCGGCCACCTCAGCGCGCTGGAGGACCCGGCGGCCTTCGACGCGGCCGTCCGCGCGCTGCTGCGCCGGGTGGGCTGAGGGGAGAACAGAACGGGCCCCCACCGAGTCGGTGGGGGCCCGCTGAGAGTGCTACGCGTCAGCGCGACTGCTGGGCGGGGACGCCCAGGGCGTCGTCCGTCGGCAGCGTGGCGGCGGCCACGGCCGCGCCGGTCAGCGTGGCGAGCATCTCGCGCACGTTGGTCAGCTGGGCGTTGATGCTGTCGCGGCGGTTGGTGAGCGCCGCCAGCTCGCGCTCGGACTCGCTGCGGATCCGGTCGGCCTTGGCGTTGGCGTCGGCCACGATGTCCTCGGACTGGCGCTGGGCCGTCTCCACCGTCTGGCGGGCGCGGCGCTCGGCGTCGGTGCGGAGCTTCTCGGCCTCCAGGCGCAGCTGCTCGGCCCGGTGCTCGATCTCGGCCAGACGCTTCTCGGCCTTGGCCTGACGGGCCGCCAGGTCGCGCTCGGACTGCTCGCGGCGCTTGGCCAGGTTGGTCTCGAACTCCAGCGCGGCCTGGGCGGCCTTGGTGCGGGTCTCCTCGAAGAGGGCGTCCGCCTCCTCGCGCTTGTTCTGGGCGTCCTTGTTGGCCTCGGTGCGCAGCTGGGCGCTGTCGCTCTTGGCCTTGTCGACGATCCGCAGACCCTCGTCCTCGGCCTTCGCCTTGCGGTCCTTGGCGTAGTTCTCCGCCTCGGAACGGACCTGCTGGGCGGCCGCCTCGGCCAGCTCGCGGTGCTGCTCGGCGGCGCGGTGG
This genomic window contains:
- a CDS encoding cellulose-binding protein; the encoded protein is MSDSHSPHGFDLVRRGYERAQVDERITKLVADRDSALTRIGALEKRIEELHLETQSAQAAVSDAEPSYAGLGARVEKILRLAEEEAKDLREEAHRAAEQHRELAEAAAQQVRSEAENYAKDRKAKAEDEGLRIVDKAKSDSAQLRTEANKDAQNKREEADALFEETRTKAAQAALEFETNLAKRREQSERDLAARQAKAEKRLAEIEHRAEQLRLEAEKLRTDAERRARQTVETAQRQSEDIVADANAKADRIRSESERELAALTNRRDSINAQLTNVREMLATLTGAAVAAATLPTDDALGVPAQQSR